In uncultured Umboniibacter sp., one genomic interval encodes:
- a CDS encoding sulfurtransferase: MIKSRPFITRSEVPTNTRFIDCRFELQSKDDAAGHSAFLAGHIPGAVYAHLNDDLSGPIMTNQEGRHPMGRHPLPPVSTWWATLSHWGINTNDVIVCYDDHNAAFAARACWMLRQSGYEAYVLNGGFSAWQAAGGAIATEALEYDTSDIPQPQPFKTINFKQLDTAGMLIDARANERYLGKIEPLDPIAGHIPGAMNQPFTDNFDSGYLKSEEQLRLIWEPLVSKNKQRTHYCGSGVTACVNLLVLAQLGYDDDSLYAGSWSDWCSHQPLHYEA, translated from the coding sequence ATGATCAAAAGTCGTCCATTTATAACTCGTTCAGAGGTCCCAACTAACACTCGCTTCATTGATTGCCGCTTTGAGCTGCAGTCAAAGGACGATGCCGCCGGCCACAGTGCCTTTCTAGCTGGCCATATCCCGGGCGCCGTATACGCCCACCTCAACGATGACTTATCGGGCCCAATTATGACCAATCAAGAGGGCCGTCATCCCATGGGACGACATCCGCTACCACCTGTTAGTACTTGGTGGGCAACACTCAGCCACTGGGGCATTAACACGAATGATGTGATTGTGTGCTACGACGACCATAACGCCGCGTTTGCAGCAAGGGCCTGCTGGATGCTTCGACAGTCGGGTTACGAGGCTTACGTATTAAACGGTGGGTTTTCAGCATGGCAAGCGGCGGGCGGGGCAATCGCTACCGAAGCGTTAGAGTATGACACGTCAGATATTCCCCAGCCACAGCCGTTCAAGACCATCAATTTCAAACAGCTAGATACCGCTGGGATGCTTATCGACGCGCGAGCCAATGAGCGTTACCTTGGGAAAATCGAGCCGCTAGACCCTATCGCCGGTCATATTCCCGGTGCCATGAACCAACCCTTCACCGATAATTTTGACAGCGGGTACCTGAAATCCGAGGAGCAACTCAGGTTGATATGGGAACCTCTCGTTAGCAAGAATAAGCAGCGAACTCACTACTGCGGCTCAGGCGTTACCGCCTGCGTAAATTTGCTGGTATTGGCACAACTCGGTTATGACGACGATTCGCTTTATGCTGGAAGTTGGTCCGATTGGTGTAGTCACCAGCCTCTCCATTACGAAGCCTAA
- a CDS encoding ATP-binding protein, which yields MKIVLTGAPGSGKTTLIKALGGLGEQTVPEAAIDVIQALVKEMGLSEQDEWRRGDPLGFQQRIYRHQTELEAILDPSRRSFLDRGTLDGLAYLEMFKTHAPDSFKVQLAAHHYDHIFFIEPLNLDDLDLRQESGRNDSIEEAAKLVELLQAVYLKNGYTIHRIPPLSVAERVRYVLDLANTLERETASR from the coding sequence ATGAAGATTGTCTTAACCGGTGCACCGGGTAGCGGCAAAACAACGTTGATTAAAGCACTTGGTGGCTTAGGTGAACAGACAGTTCCTGAAGCCGCTATTGATGTGATTCAGGCGTTAGTCAAAGAAATGGGTCTTAGCGAGCAGGATGAGTGGCGTCGTGGCGATCCACTGGGTTTTCAGCAGCGAATCTATCGTCATCAGACGGAGCTTGAAGCCATACTGGATCCTAGCCGACGCAGCTTTTTAGACCGAGGAACCTTGGACGGATTGGCTTACCTTGAAATGTTCAAGACCCATGCCCCAGACAGCTTTAAGGTCCAGCTAGCGGCTCATCACTACGATCACATTTTTTTCATCGAACCATTGAATCTTGATGACTTAGACTTGCGCCAAGAATCAGGTCGCAATGATTCAATCGAAGAGGCGGCTAAGCTGGTTGAGCTGCTTCAGGCAGTTTACCTTAAGAACGGCTATACCATTCATCGGATTCCCCCACTGTCGGTCGCAGAGAGGGTTCGGTATGTGCTCGATCTCGCAAATACTTTGGAGCGCGAGACGGCGTCGAGATGA
- a CDS encoding helix-turn-helix transcriptional regulator: MKHQVQVIKNADQPAFAVLNWEDYQQLLQLAGISEQKHPTESEAVKPAISAETLRAIRESKGLSVSVLAREAGISPSYYEMIETGRRLASEANRRAIARGLKCSVEDIIFSETT; encoded by the coding sequence ATGAAGCATCAAGTTCAAGTTATTAAAAACGCAGATCAACCTGCATTTGCGGTGTTAAACTGGGAAGATTATCAACAACTGCTGCAGCTTGCTGGGATTAGTGAGCAAAAGCACCCGACAGAGAGCGAGGCAGTGAAGCCAGCGATCAGCGCTGAGACCTTACGAGCCATTCGTGAGTCGAAGGGTTTAAGTGTTTCGGTGCTTGCCAGAGAGGCGGGTATTAGCCCTAGCTACTATGAAATGATAGAAACCGGTCGTCGTTTGGCCTCGGAAGCCAATCGCAGAGCGATCGCGAGGGGGCTTAAATGTTCAGTCGAAGATATTATTTTTAGTGAAACAACTTAA
- a CDS encoding DnaJ domain-containing protein encodes MPAIIIIVFLAVTGYLLRSSFSKQPIEQRTRWLTVRILWALVGLCAIAAATGRLHVMGALTSPLIPIVWQLYTRFNPINKSTENTTRGSQTSSSSMTRPQALKILGLTEGATSEEIKSAHRELMAKYHPDRGGNEFLAAQINEARDQLLG; translated from the coding sequence ATGCCTGCAATTATTATCATCGTTTTCTTAGCCGTTACGGGCTACTTGCTTCGTTCTAGTTTCTCTAAGCAACCTATTGAACAACGGACGCGCTGGTTAACCGTCCGAATTCTTTGGGCGTTAGTGGGCCTTTGCGCTATTGCTGCGGCTACCGGTCGCCTTCACGTAATGGGAGCACTTACCTCACCATTAATCCCAATCGTCTGGCAATTATATACACGCTTCAATCCAATTAATAAGTCGACTGAAAATACTACGCGTGGGAGTCAGACTTCATCTTCTAGTATGACCCGCCCCCAAGCACTAAAAATTTTGGGATTAACTGAAGGGGCAACGTCTGAAGAAATTAAGTCCGCTCACCGAGAGTTGATGGCCAAATATCATCCGGACCGCGGTGGTAATGAGTTTTTAGCCGCACAAATCAATGAAGCACGGGATCAACTTTTAGGCTAA
- a CDS encoding lysophospholipid acyltransferase family protein, giving the protein MGVFIVKLLSYIPLAVSYRSLSPLLSFLLYRVFKYRVKVSRENLARVYPEKTAQEREVILREYYQFLGDMFVEILRSPHLSAEDFLARVKWDNPEVVNDLWAEGKSIVGVALHQCNWEWMLHSAALTLDPPLEIIYKPLHNKAFDTYFRETRARFGSTLVPHKKAVQIFHYRKDQFFLILLADQAPLKKRKKVWAKMLGQDTAFPLGAELFAMKNDAVVVYGWPRRVSRGHYQIRLEILAEPPFKNDENEILKAYAKRGGEAIMAQPETWLWSNRRWSYSKSEDPTLSNEEDQ; this is encoded by the coding sequence ATGGGCGTATTCATCGTAAAGTTGCTCAGCTATATTCCCTTAGCTGTTTCCTATCGTTCGTTATCGCCGCTACTCAGCTTTTTGCTGTACCGAGTCTTTAAGTATCGCGTTAAGGTATCTCGAGAGAATCTTGCGCGTGTTTATCCGGAAAAAACGGCACAAGAGCGCGAAGTAATTCTTCGAGAGTATTATCAATTTCTTGGTGATATGTTTGTGGAAATACTCCGTTCACCTCACCTTAGCGCCGAAGATTTTTTAGCCCGTGTGAAGTGGGATAACCCTGAAGTTGTCAATGATCTTTGGGCGGAGGGTAAATCGATTGTAGGGGTGGCTCTACATCAATGTAATTGGGAATGGATGTTACATTCGGCCGCACTAACGCTAGACCCACCGTTAGAAATTATTTACAAACCATTACACAATAAAGCTTTTGATACCTACTTTCGTGAGACTCGAGCGCGCTTCGGCTCAACCCTAGTGCCGCACAAGAAGGCCGTACAGATTTTCCATTATCGCAAAGATCAGTTTTTTCTAATCCTCCTTGCGGATCAGGCACCTCTTAAAAAGCGCAAAAAAGTCTGGGCGAAAATGCTAGGTCAGGATACCGCTTTTCCGCTAGGCGCCGAGTTGTTCGCAATGAAGAATGATGCCGTTGTGGTCTATGGCTGGCCGCGAAGGGTGTCCCGAGGGCACTATCAAATTCGCCTCGAGATCTTAGCAGAGCCACCTTTTAAGAATGACGAAAACGAGATTTTAAAAGCGTATGCTAAGCGCGGTGGCGAGGCAATTATGGCTCAGCCTGAGACCTGGCTTTGGAGTAATCGTCGGTGGAGTTATTCTAAATCTGAGGACCCAACGCTTAGCAACGAAGAGGACCAGTAG
- the msrA gene encoding peptide-methionine (S)-S-oxide reductase MsrA, with protein sequence MRSTVMISADEALSGRSEAISINPTNAVLGSSMLEAPDGAKVVYLGMGCFWGAERVFWQQPGVISTAVGYGGGFTPNPTYDEVCTSHTGHTELVKVIFDPQQTSLESLLALFWEKHDPTQAMRQGNDVGTQYRSAIYVEDDADAVLANSTKATYQQALNEKGLGAIATEIAVQVPFYFAEDYHQQYLHKNPAGYCGIGGTGVVCPI encoded by the coding sequence ATGCGTTCTACAGTAATGATTAGTGCAGATGAAGCACTTAGCGGTCGAAGCGAAGCGATTAGCATCAATCCAACCAATGCCGTATTGGGTAGCTCAATGTTGGAAGCCCCCGATGGCGCAAAGGTTGTTTATCTTGGTATGGGTTGCTTCTGGGGTGCTGAGCGCGTTTTTTGGCAGCAGCCCGGAGTTATCAGTACAGCAGTAGGCTACGGTGGTGGTTTTACGCCCAACCCCACCTATGATGAAGTGTGTACAAGTCATACTGGTCATACTGAGTTGGTGAAGGTTATTTTTGACCCCCAGCAGACCTCTCTTGAGTCACTTCTGGCGTTATTCTGGGAGAAGCATGATCCTACTCAGGCGATGCGACAGGGTAACGATGTCGGCACCCAATATCGCTCGGCAATCTATGTGGAAGATGATGCTGACGCGGTACTGGCTAATAGTACCAAAGCAACATACCAACAGGCGCTTAATGAGAAAGGCCTCGGAGCTATTGCTACCGAAATCGCCGTTCAGGTGCCGTTCTACTTCGCCGAAGATTATCACCAGCAATATCTTCATAAAAACCCAGCGGGTTACTGTGGGATAGGTGGTACTGGTGTGGTTTGTCCAATTTAA
- a CDS encoding class I SAM-dependent methyltransferase → MATLFFPAYLRYTLPMKDHFFNIPSAPNIKAPRSTHPAVRRLKRKTKARSAHGNKVWTSTQVLIDFLQANPIHSDLRILELGAGWGVLSAYLAKTFRAQVVALDLDPDVVGYSELVASLNETQFDTVTMDFSALTVEQLANFDLVIAADVCFWDHMPEVLSEILLRCEEAEVSRVIFADPGRPPFYELARWCQTEYDAAVYPWHVSQSASRGYILDID, encoded by the coding sequence GTGGCAACGCTATTTTTCCCTGCATATCTTCGCTACACTCTTCCCATGAAAGATCACTTCTTCAACATACCTTCTGCGCCAAATATCAAAGCGCCTCGATCGACACACCCTGCTGTTCGACGTCTGAAGCGAAAGACTAAGGCGCGCTCAGCCCACGGCAATAAGGTGTGGACGTCCACTCAAGTCCTCATTGATTTTCTTCAGGCGAATCCAATCCACAGCGATTTGCGTATTCTGGAACTTGGTGCAGGGTGGGGTGTGTTGTCGGCCTATTTAGCAAAGACCTTTCGCGCACAAGTAGTGGCCCTAGATCTTGATCCGGATGTGGTGGGTTATAGTGAGCTTGTTGCAAGCTTAAACGAGACTCAGTTCGATACGGTGACCATGGATTTTAGTGCGTTGACGGTAGAGCAGCTGGCGAATTTTGATCTCGTGATTGCCGCGGATGTTTGCTTTTGGGATCACATGCCCGAAGTGCTATCCGAGATACTCCTGCGCTGTGAAGAGGCCGAGGTGAGCCGAGTCATTTTTGCGGATCCGGGTCGTCCGCCATTTTACGAACTGGCGAGGTGGTGCCAAACTGAGTATGATGCTGCGGTATATCCTTGGCATGTTAGCCAGTCGGCATCACGCGGTTATATTCTAGATATTGATTAG
- a CDS encoding prolyl oligopeptidase family serine peptidase translates to MKILKITAAGLMLAASLSVFANEVYPPEYWSLRSNVSNVSLSPDGQHLALLRTPSRDGNPIIEVFETSNLDAEPFRVNSDPMEIENFFWITNTNMVIGLRQKVRDDINGFNRGVFERSVARLDIETERLEKIDEPGAQIVNSLPQKEDSILFGFFPEDSASRSGGAFRAQSIYEYNLRRGTKRLVLRGNNSLGRFRFTGDGEPWSAESYDGLNEERIFLTRVNDDWEEVYRLSIDNFESFRVTGFDEAAPHLWFVLAENGRDKMGLWEFNTQTKQFGELIYARNDIDIWGVRGHSNNWSNPDSISAIAYYKDEFGFAFFDGEEEALYNQLKSVIPNSGYVRIESRSRDGATIVVRNQSPRDPGTYYLIRNGRLSIVGEEQPLLRAENLADVRYIQYEARDGRTIPAFITVPNGEGPFPLVVMPHGGPFVAETVIFDRWAQLLANSGYMVLQPQYRGSMNYGAEHYQSAFINGGQGGYEMQDDKDDGALYLVEQGLVDPDRMAMFGWSYGGYAALVAASREDQIYQCAIAGAAVADNDLQLNYYVSRISGSDRIEQERFYRDSISPVEVAAKVNIPLFIVHGSVDQRVPLEHATRYLAALDEHAIPYEYMELDGADHFSDTLTFDHQKRFYTRMLSYFAEDCGPGGL, encoded by the coding sequence ATGAAGATACTAAAAATAACAGCCGCTGGGTTAATGCTGGCTGCTTCACTCTCAGTATTTGCTAATGAGGTATATCCTCCCGAATACTGGTCACTTCGTTCTAACGTTAGTAACGTGAGTCTATCCCCAGACGGACAGCATTTGGCGTTGCTAAGAACCCCATCTCGTGACGGTAATCCCATTATTGAAGTGTTCGAGACAAGTAACCTCGATGCCGAGCCGTTTCGAGTAAATTCAGACCCAATGGAGATTGAAAACTTTTTCTGGATTACTAACACCAATATGGTCATTGGTTTGAGGCAGAAAGTTCGCGATGATATTAACGGTTTTAACCGTGGCGTGTTTGAAAGATCGGTCGCCAGGCTTGATATTGAGACCGAGCGTTTAGAGAAGATCGATGAGCCTGGCGCTCAAATTGTTAACTCGCTTCCCCAGAAAGAGGATTCTATTTTATTCGGATTTTTTCCCGAAGATAGTGCTAGTAGATCCGGTGGTGCCTTCCGGGCGCAATCTATCTACGAATATAACCTGCGTCGCGGCACTAAGCGTCTTGTACTTCGTGGTAACAACAGTTTGGGTAGATTTCGCTTTACCGGAGACGGGGAACCCTGGAGTGCAGAAAGTTACGATGGGTTGAATGAGGAGAGAATTTTCCTTACACGAGTTAATGACGACTGGGAAGAGGTTTATCGCCTAAGTATTGATAATTTTGAATCATTCCGCGTCACAGGTTTCGACGAAGCAGCACCACACCTATGGTTTGTGCTAGCCGAAAACGGCCGCGATAAAATGGGGTTGTGGGAGTTCAATACCCAAACCAAGCAATTTGGTGAGCTTATTTACGCGCGCAATGATATTGATATCTGGGGCGTTCGGGGGCACTCGAATAATTGGAGTAATCCAGACTCGATTTCCGCGATCGCTTACTACAAAGATGAGTTTGGTTTTGCCTTTTTCGACGGTGAAGAGGAAGCGCTCTATAACCAACTCAAGAGCGTCATCCCTAACTCAGGTTATGTTCGTATCGAGTCTCGCAGTCGCGATGGTGCAACCATCGTTGTGCGTAATCAGTCGCCGCGTGATCCGGGTACCTATTACCTGATTCGCAACGGTCGGTTAAGTATTGTGGGCGAGGAGCAGCCGCTTCTTAGGGCGGAAAACTTGGCTGATGTTCGTTATATCCAATATGAAGCGCGCGACGGTAGGACTATTCCCGCCTTTATTACGGTACCCAACGGTGAGGGTCCATTCCCATTAGTCGTGATGCCTCACGGCGGTCCGTTTGTTGCCGAAACGGTGATATTCGATCGCTGGGCGCAGCTGCTTGCTAATAGCGGCTACATGGTGCTGCAGCCTCAGTACCGCGGTTCGATGAACTACGGTGCGGAGCATTATCAATCTGCTTTCATCAATGGTGGTCAAGGCGGCTATGAAATGCAGGATGATAAGGATGACGGCGCGCTGTATCTAGTGGAACAGGGCTTGGTTGATCCGGATCGCATGGCAATGTTTGGCTGGTCATACGGTGGCTATGCGGCGTTGGTCGCAGCTTCTCGCGAAGATCAGATCTATCAGTGTGCCATTGCTGGTGCGGCCGTAGCGGATAACGATCTGCAGCTCAATTACTATGTGAGCAGGATATCGGGTTCCGACCGCATCGAGCAGGAGCGTTTTTATCGCGACAGTATCTCACCTGTTGAGGTGGCCGCTAAGGTTAATATCCCCCTGTTTATTGTCCATGGCAGTGTGGATCAGCGAGTGCCTTTAGAGCACGCTACGCGTTACTTAGCCGCATTGGATGAGCATGCGATTCCCTATGAATACATGGAGCTAGACGGCGCCGATCACTTTTCTGATACGCTGACGTTTGATCATCAGAAGAGGTTCTACACGCGTATGTTGAGTTACTTCGCTGAGGACTGTGGGCCAGGCGGCTTGTAA
- a CDS encoding TonB-dependent receptor, which yields MTISSLFKARPLAVAVSMASVATFANVAYAQEDVNSETVESAEIVEEQQVEEVVEEQQTEEVVVTGSRLRRDAFSSISPIQVIDADVERSLGNFSAADILQTSTASQGTQIDLTFSGFVLDNGPGASTLNLRGLGSARSLAVMNGRRLAPAGVEGAPNSFDLGLIPSGMVERYELLLDGASSVYGSDAVAGVANIITRKDFDGFEVQFDTELPTQGGGETNTLNLAWGHATDRGFVNAGVEYQQSEPVTRDDRTWTATCDKNYEIGLDGNYYSDDLFYSEVYGMEVDNCKTASLAGRVSVPYQGSIYYTPGYSNGLWPDFSESTFRGAGVDGDGDGKTDVNFKDYTINGKEGFAHLYPEVERVSFMASGEYTFDGEMNITPFFEVLYSKRETYTDSGAFQLFPTVPANNPYNLCNPNGVNGVDCLDALTPLYGAPPGAFGYLGPASTIPIVSVQGDRTTSDVSVAQTRAVFGVKGDLPFINFGSFNDWSFDIAASASVSEGESHRYGIRGDRLELSLATTIEDPSNPGNFICGVDNNGDGIPDGTDGCVPINMFAPSLYENVIGDFATAAERNYLFDSRDFDTTYKQNILTAFVTGDVIDLPAGTVSAAVGAEYRYDEIESNPDEVAANGLFFGYFSDGGASGNKTTTEFFGEVSIPVLANLPLATELNVDLSTRYTKDEFYGGAWTGGAKVGYRPVDSLLLRATYGTSYRAPNLRELFLRDQTGFNTVSDPCGIPGDALVSDPNDPTAPVSYDPSLDTRSPELLSNCVANGVDPTDPAALDLNGFNSYSVEIATGGRLDLEEETSTSLSYGFSFDQPWWNDFDMSFSASYYEIEVTNSIVEPSAQYLINDCYFADIGQPSTFCGSIARGDDNTIELVTAGFINRDLELTRGMDFDFAYGQDVSLADLPIRLGVRLNANRLLESTLEFEDDSGNVDSESYQGEFGYAEWTANATFSANYEDIYFNWGVRFIGSVEQDARGIDPYSDIYDTNGTGFFSDSCLGVANGGTDCRDVGFADEYMIHSFSVSYAPEAFGVTLGLRNAFNTAPPRVDSNEVLAVNNTPIGAGYDLQGRTFYLSLDAQF from the coding sequence ATGACAATCTCTTCGTTATTTAAGGCGCGTCCACTGGCAGTTGCAGTGTCTATGGCGTCTGTTGCAACGTTTGCCAACGTTGCTTATGCCCAGGAAGATGTAAATTCAGAAACCGTTGAGTCGGCTGAAATTGTTGAAGAACAGCAGGTCGAAGAAGTTGTTGAAGAACAGCAGACCGAAGAAGTTGTTGTGACAGGCTCACGCCTCCGTCGCGACGCGTTTAGCTCAATCTCTCCGATCCAAGTGATTGACGCAGATGTTGAGCGTAGCCTTGGTAACTTCTCTGCAGCGGATATCCTTCAGACAAGTACTGCATCACAAGGTACGCAGATCGATCTGACGTTTAGCGGCTTCGTACTAGATAATGGCCCTGGCGCTTCAACACTTAATCTACGTGGTCTTGGTAGCGCTCGTAGTCTGGCAGTAATGAACGGCCGTCGCCTTGCGCCAGCAGGTGTAGAAGGCGCACCTAACTCTTTCGATTTAGGGCTCATTCCTTCTGGAATGGTTGAACGATATGAATTGTTGCTTGATGGTGCATCGTCGGTATACGGTTCAGACGCGGTTGCTGGTGTAGCAAACATCATTACGCGTAAGGACTTTGATGGGTTTGAAGTGCAGTTTGACACCGAATTACCAACCCAAGGTGGCGGTGAAACTAATACGTTGAACTTGGCGTGGGGTCACGCAACCGATCGTGGCTTTGTCAACGCGGGTGTAGAATATCAACAGTCAGAGCCTGTTACGCGAGACGATCGTACTTGGACTGCTACCTGTGATAAGAACTACGAAATTGGCTTGGACGGTAATTATTACTCCGATGACCTATTTTATAGTGAAGTCTATGGTATGGAGGTTGATAACTGTAAGACTGCATCACTGGCAGGTCGTGTGAGTGTGCCTTACCAAGGATCAATCTACTACACCCCAGGATACAGCAACGGCCTATGGCCTGACTTCTCTGAATCAACATTCCGAGGTGCGGGTGTAGATGGCGACGGCGACGGTAAAACCGACGTCAACTTCAAGGATTACACCATTAACGGTAAAGAGGGCTTCGCTCACCTTTATCCGGAGGTTGAGCGAGTCTCATTCATGGCATCGGGTGAATACACCTTCGATGGCGAGATGAATATTACGCCGTTCTTTGAAGTGCTTTATTCGAAGCGTGAGACCTACACCGATTCTGGTGCGTTCCAGTTGTTCCCAACTGTTCCTGCCAATAATCCTTACAACTTATGTAATCCAAATGGCGTTAATGGTGTAGATTGTCTTGATGCATTAACACCGCTTTATGGTGCGCCTCCAGGTGCATTCGGCTATTTGGGACCTGCGTCAACGATTCCTATCGTTTCCGTTCAGGGAGATCGTACAACTAGCGATGTTTCGGTAGCGCAAACTCGTGCTGTATTCGGCGTGAAAGGTGACCTGCCATTTATAAACTTTGGCTCATTCAATGATTGGTCATTCGATATTGCTGCTTCGGCGTCTGTCTCGGAAGGTGAGTCGCATCGCTATGGTATCCGAGGAGATCGTTTAGAGCTATCTCTAGCGACCACTATTGAAGATCCATCGAATCCAGGCAACTTTATTTGTGGCGTGGATAACAACGGAGACGGTATTCCGGACGGCACTGACGGTTGTGTGCCAATCAATATGTTTGCACCTTCCCTTTATGAAAATGTAATTGGTGATTTTGCAACGGCCGCAGAGCGCAACTATTTGTTTGATAGTCGAGATTTCGACACAACTTACAAACAAAATATCTTAACTGCCTTCGTAACGGGTGACGTAATTGATTTGCCAGCTGGCACCGTCAGTGCGGCAGTGGGTGCTGAATACCGCTATGATGAAATTGAGTCTAATCCAGATGAAGTAGCAGCTAACGGTTTGTTCTTCGGTTACTTCTCTGATGGCGGAGCCTCGGGTAATAAGACAACAACTGAATTTTTCGGTGAAGTGTCAATACCTGTTTTGGCGAACCTTCCATTGGCTACTGAGCTAAATGTTGATCTATCGACTCGCTACACCAAAGACGAGTTCTATGGTGGTGCTTGGACAGGTGGTGCAAAAGTTGGTTATCGTCCGGTAGATTCGCTATTGCTTCGTGCTACGTACGGTACATCTTACCGTGCACCAAACTTGCGTGAATTGTTCTTAAGAGATCAGACCGGTTTCAATACCGTATCCGATCCGTGTGGTATCCCGGGTGATGCGCTAGTGAGTGATCCTAACGACCCAACGGCTCCAGTGTCATATGATCCATCATTGGATACTCGTTCACCTGAGCTTTTGAGTAACTGTGTAGCAAATGGTGTCGACCCAACTGATCCAGCGGCTTTAGATTTGAATGGCTTCAATTCATATAGTGTTGAGATCGCAACGGGCGGCCGCTTAGATCTAGAGGAAGAAACATCGACGTCACTTAGCTATGGTTTCTCGTTTGACCAGCCATGGTGGAACGACTTTGATATGAGCTTCTCAGCGAGTTACTACGAGATCGAAGTAACAAACTCAATTGTTGAACCATCTGCACAGTATCTCATTAACGACTGTTACTTTGCTGATATTGGTCAGCCGAGCACATTCTGTGGAAGTATTGCGCGTGGCGATGACAATACTATTGAGCTAGTCACTGCCGGCTTCATTAATCGTGACCTCGAATTAACTCGAGGAATGGATTTTGATTTTGCTTACGGTCAAGACGTTAGTTTAGCGGACCTACCTATTCGTTTAGGTGTGCGTCTAAATGCGAACCGCCTACTAGAATCAACGTTAGAGTTTGAAGATGACAGCGGTAACGTTGATTCAGAATCCTACCAAGGTGAATTCGGTTACGCGGAATGGACAGCTAACGCGACGTTCTCAGCTAACTATGAGGACATCTACTTCAATTGGGGTGTTCGATTCATTGGCTCTGTTGAGCAGGATGCAAGAGGGATTGATCCATATTCTGATATTTATGATACCAACGGCACTGGGTTCTTCTCTGACTCTTGTCTTGGTGTAGCGAATGGCGGAACGGATTGTCGTGACGTCGGCTTTGCTGACGAGTATATGATTCACAGTTTCTCTGTCTCGTATGCTCCTGAAGCATTTGGTGTGACCTTAGGTTTGCGCAATGCGTTCAATACCGCGCCTCCAAGAGTTGATAGCAACGAAGTACTTGCTGTCAATAACACTCCGATTGGTGCGGGTTACGATCTACAGGGTCGAACCTTCTACCTCTCGCTTGATGCGCAGTTCTAA
- a CDS encoding pseudouridine synthase: MAILKTIDSETKLAQGRLELIYLDDDLVAFNKPSGLLVHRSPIDRHETEFALQKARDLIGQYVFPVHRLDKPTSGLLIFALSQTAAKHLAEQFAANAIAKSYVAVVRGWPKSQFIDHPLKLTLDDRKGKTDRAIDAQSAQTAVQVTATAELPIVFDRYSAIRLARVALKPETGRRHQLRRHLKHISHPIIGDPKYGKGALNRLLADELNINRLMLHCASMSFGHPTTNQQITLRAQEPSVFEQLATQLPWKAVDL, from the coding sequence ATGGCCATCCTAAAAACCATCGATTCGGAGACGAAATTGGCGCAAGGACGATTAGAGTTAATCTATCTCGATGACGATCTAGTAGCGTTCAATAAACCATCAGGACTATTGGTTCATCGCTCTCCCATTGACCGTCACGAAACGGAGTTTGCCCTGCAAAAGGCTCGCGACTTAATTGGCCAGTATGTCTTCCCTGTTCATCGTTTAGATAAGCCTACGAGTGGCCTCTTAATCTTTGCACTTTCGCAGACAGCTGCCAAACATTTAGCCGAGCAATTCGCAGCGAACGCCATCGCGAAATCTTACGTTGCTGTGGTTCGCGGTTGGCCGAAGAGTCAATTTATCGATCACCCGCTCAAACTGACCTTAGATGACCGAAAGGGAAAGACTGACCGCGCCATTGATGCCCAGAGTGCGCAAACAGCGGTTCAAGTTACGGCTACAGCAGAACTACCCATAGTGTTTGATCGATACTCGGCTATTCGCCTTGCGCGAGTTGCGCTAAAACCCGAAACCGGCCGACGACATCAGCTAAGACGACATCTCAAGCACATCTCGCACCCTATCATTGGCGATCCTAAGTACGGTAAAGGAGCGCTCAATCGTCTGCTGGCGGATGAGCTTAATATCAACCGACTCATGCTACATTGTGCTAGCATGAGTTTTGGTCATCCAACCACCAATCAGCAGATTACCCTTCGCGCCCAAGAACCGAGTGTTTTTGAACAGCTGGCAACTCAACTTCCTTGGAAAGCAGTGGACTTATGA